The proteins below are encoded in one region of Takifugu rubripes chromosome 1, fTakRub1.2, whole genome shotgun sequence:
- the slc35a5 gene encoding UDP-sugar transporter protein SLC35A5: MVCCSCPRMCSCLSLSTLALGLFYVLLGTSRLLLLRFSSNAENKYDFHPASVNLLAEFLKLLFCVVMSVWVIAREGRSFRDLSFTSRASLFISLKWAVPAFLYFLDNLTVFYVMTYLQPAMAVLFSNFVIITTAVLFRIVLKRRLSWVQWAALVILFLSIASLTTGPGSSQGAVAVPGLHSSPLSTPSNSCLVYTQQLEQVKNNSESQMPNVPAHTWRNTAVGKVWSLGAGHILLLVQCIISSMANIYMEKIFKEGNQLTENIFIQNSKLYVFGVVFNGLTLGLNSEAWGLTKHCGLLHGHNIYSLSLVLVTAALGLSVAFILKFRDNMFHVLTGQITTVLVSVLSLFLFDFHPSLGFFLHAPIILLTIFIYNASKASDMHLNEAKPLDIIREASERSRGDGEELELLMKTNTDSESEEEFS; encoded by the exons AAAACAAATATGATTTCCACCCTGCATCCGTCAACCTCTTGGCTGAGTTCCTGAAACTGCTCTTCTGTGTGGTTATGTCAGTCTGGGTCATTGCCCGAG AAGGACGATCGTTCCGAGATCTAAGTTTTACCTCCAGGGCGTCCTTATTTATTTCCTTGAAGTGGGCCGTCCCTGCCTTCCTCTACTTTCTCGACAACCTAACCGTCTTCTATGTGATGACTTACCTGCAGCCT GCCATGGCTGTGCTGTTCTCCAACTTTGTCATCATTACGACAGCTGTACTTTTTCGAATTGTTTTGAA GAGGCGCCTGTCCTGGGTTCAGTGGGCCGCATTAGTAATCCTCTTCCTTTCGATTGCTTCACTAACAACGGGACCAGGAAGCAGCCAGGGGGCTGTGGCTGTGCCGGGACTCCATTCAAGCCccctctccaccccctccaACTCTTGTTTAGTCTACACACAGCAGCTAGAGCAGGTGAAGAACAACAG TGAATCACAGATGCCGAACGTGCCTGCACACACCTGGAGGAACACGGCCGTGGGGAAGGTGTGGTCTTTAGGTGCTGGTCACATCCTTCTCCTGGTGCAGTGCATCATTTCATCGATGGCCAACATTTACATGGAGAAGATCTTTAAAGAAGGAAACCAATTGACAGAGAATATCTTCATCCAGAACAGTAAACT GTACGTTTTTGGTGTTGTGTTCAATGGTCTCACTCTTGGGCTGAACAGTGAGGCTTGGGGCCTCACCAAGCACTGCGGACTACTTCATGGACATAACATTTACTCCCTGAGTCTGGTACTGGTCACCG CGGCTTTAGGGCTGTCTGTGGCTTTCATCTTGAAATTCAGAGACAACATGTTCCACGTGCTGACGGGCCAGATCACCACAGTCCTGGTTTCCGTCCTCTCCCTGTTCCTTTTTGACTTCCATCCATCACTGGGCTTCTTCCTCCATGCTCCCATCATCCTGCTGACGATCTTTATCTACAATGCCAGTAAAGCCTCAGACATGCACCTGAATGAGGCAAAGCCACTTGATATCATTAGAGAAGCATCAGAGAGGTCCAGAGGG gatggagaggagctggagctccTGATGAAGACCAACACAGACAGTGAATCTGAGGAGGAGTTTTCGTAG